The following proteins come from a genomic window of Pyxidicoccus sp. MSG2:
- a CDS encoding ABC transporter permease subunit produces the protein MAFRPRRAMAVFWKDFLDLRKNVGLLVSMAVLPTVMVLVPIGVVWSYVRTPNHADLRSVAMFYDPNLPLGASAARFLIDKTLTDWFGMFLVMPVFVPILIASQSVAGEKERRTLEPLLASPVTAAELVTGKSLAALVPAVVITWVAFLCFCVGVDIVAWPLVQMPLMPNALWTFGVFVIAPLFAFFGNGVAVLISARVSEARMAQQLSALVVLPLVGMVGGQVAGFLKAGLGYYALQGAVVLVLDAVLLWASIRLLDRERLVSRWG, from the coding sequence ATGGCGTTCCGTCCCCGGCGGGCGATGGCGGTCTTCTGGAAGGACTTCCTGGACCTGCGAAAGAATGTGGGCCTGCTGGTGTCCATGGCGGTGCTGCCCACCGTCATGGTGCTGGTGCCCATCGGCGTCGTCTGGTCCTACGTGCGCACGCCCAACCACGCGGACCTGCGCAGCGTGGCCATGTTCTACGACCCCAACCTGCCGCTGGGGGCGAGCGCGGCGCGCTTCCTCATCGACAAGACGCTCACCGACTGGTTCGGCATGTTCCTGGTGATGCCCGTCTTCGTCCCCATCCTCATCGCCTCGCAGAGCGTGGCGGGGGAGAAGGAGCGGCGCACGCTGGAGCCGCTGCTCGCCTCGCCGGTGACGGCGGCGGAGCTGGTGACGGGCAAGAGCCTGGCGGCGCTGGTGCCCGCGGTGGTGATTACCTGGGTGGCCTTCCTCTGCTTCTGCGTGGGCGTGGACATCGTCGCGTGGCCGCTGGTGCAGATGCCGCTGATGCCGAACGCACTGTGGACCTTCGGCGTCTTCGTGATTGCGCCGCTGTTCGCCTTCTTCGGCAACGGGGTGGCGGTGCTCATCTCCGCGCGGGTGAGCGAGGCGCGCATGGCGCAGCAGCTCTCCGCGCTGGTGGTGCTGCCCCTCGTCGGCATGGTGGGCGGACAGGTGGCCGGCTTCCTCAAGGCGGGGCTGGGCTACTACGCCCTCCAGGGCGCCGTGGTGCTGGTGCTGGACGCGGTGCTGCTGTGGGCAAGCATCCGCCTGCTGGACCGCGAGCGCCTCGTCAGCCGCTGGGGCTGA
- a CDS encoding ArnT family glycosyltransferase, with product MASEGEQQGEQTFTEAVLGKETLSANWMKRWLSLPFSTRVVVATAGFAALLFLPYLGAVGLWDCWETHYGEVARMMIERRDYVYPFWEGSWFFSKPPLTMWMQALGMEVVGTVRTDGALGLYTEWGMRVPFALLSITAVALLSLAVSRVVSHRAGLATGFILATMPLYFLLTRQTVTDTPFVTTFICAMACALIAQLDDTTKHRAAWWYGFYFFAGLSTLAKGLLGVGLPAVILVLYAALAVIPWDGASVDAHLKWLTAKGFRKDVREGRKAMPVLWGQMYRMHLGTGILVFLAVAVPWYLTMSLFKNVDDEGKLFWYRFFIHDHLNRLTAGVHTTTPGGTFIYFIEQGGFAIFPWVALLPGAFGVVSRLKLRSASKADHLALIAVLWVAFSFWLLASSATKFHHYVFPVLPGMAILLALFADRLWEEGISTHAVSLIFGLVLFILVGKDLAENPKNFTDLFVYNYDRPYPQELVTKPIAFFASRPLWTGDLVTLVLLAFGVYLSFDAFSARSKDKATPGSRAVALLLLLSGAATLGAVASQAQVSAEALLGLALLASGGFLAWQASRPGTQGRASLQTVAGLIAVAGVALAVRGFRQPVAEDSLLKALSEPVNIKSTLGFTFAVAGALAVVAAILRARVMLFGTFWALAAGVALWFNWSHWVDLSHHWTQRDLFWRYYEQRKPDEPIVAFMMNWRGETFYSRNTVEQYRSTDSNTRMRNLAARPGREWVLVEHNRLNLLRNAVGADKVVTPVDRDINNKFVLVTVD from the coding sequence GTGGCGAGCGAAGGCGAACAGCAGGGAGAGCAGACCTTCACCGAGGCCGTCCTCGGCAAGGAGACCCTCTCGGCGAATTGGATGAAGCGGTGGCTGTCGCTGCCCTTCAGTACGCGCGTCGTGGTGGCCACGGCCGGCTTCGCGGCCCTGCTCTTCCTCCCCTACCTGGGGGCGGTGGGGCTGTGGGACTGCTGGGAGACGCACTACGGCGAGGTGGCTCGGATGATGATCGAGCGCCGCGACTACGTGTACCCCTTCTGGGAAGGCTCCTGGTTCTTCTCCAAGCCGCCGCTCACCATGTGGATGCAGGCGCTGGGGATGGAGGTGGTGGGCACCGTGCGCACCGACGGCGCGCTGGGCCTGTACACCGAGTGGGGCATGCGCGTGCCCTTCGCCCTCTTGAGCATCACCGCGGTGGCGCTGCTGTCGCTGGCGGTGTCGCGCGTGGTGAGCCACCGCGCGGGCCTGGCCACCGGCTTCATCCTGGCCACCATGCCGCTGTACTTCCTGCTCACCCGGCAGACGGTGACGGACACCCCCTTCGTCACCACGTTCATCTGCGCCATGGCGTGCGCGCTCATCGCGCAATTGGATGACACGACGAAGCACCGCGCCGCGTGGTGGTACGGCTTCTACTTCTTCGCCGGCCTGTCCACGCTGGCCAAGGGCCTGCTCGGCGTGGGCCTGCCCGCGGTCATCCTGGTGCTGTACGCGGCCCTGGCCGTCATCCCCTGGGACGGCGCCAGCGTGGACGCGCACCTCAAGTGGCTGACGGCCAAGGGCTTCCGCAAGGACGTGCGCGAGGGCCGCAAGGCCATGCCGGTGCTGTGGGGGCAGATGTACCGGATGCACCTGGGCACGGGCATCCTCGTCTTCCTCGCGGTGGCGGTGCCCTGGTACCTCACCATGTCCCTGTTCAAGAACGTGGACGATGAGGGCAAGCTCTTCTGGTACCGCTTCTTCATCCACGACCACCTCAACCGCCTCACGGCGGGCGTGCACACCACCACGCCGGGCGGCACGTTCATCTACTTCATCGAGCAGGGCGGCTTCGCCATCTTCCCCTGGGTGGCCCTGCTGCCGGGCGCCTTCGGCGTCGTGTCGCGGCTGAAGCTGCGCTCGGCGAGCAAGGCGGACCACCTGGCCCTCATCGCCGTGCTGTGGGTGGCCTTCTCGTTCTGGCTGCTGGCCTCCAGCGCCACCAAGTTCCACCACTACGTCTTCCCGGTGCTGCCGGGCATGGCCATCCTCCTGGCGCTGTTCGCCGACCGGCTGTGGGAGGAGGGCATCTCCACGCACGCGGTGAGCCTCATCTTCGGGCTCGTCCTCTTCATCCTCGTGGGCAAGGACCTGGCGGAGAACCCGAAGAACTTCACCGACCTGTTCGTCTACAACTACGACCGCCCGTACCCGCAGGAGCTGGTGACCAAGCCCATCGCCTTCTTCGCCTCGCGCCCGCTGTGGACGGGTGACCTGGTGACGCTGGTGCTGCTGGCCTTCGGCGTGTACCTCTCCTTCGACGCCTTCTCCGCGCGCTCGAAGGACAAGGCGACGCCGGGCTCCCGCGCGGTGGCGCTGCTGCTGCTGCTGTCCGGCGCGGCCACGCTGGGCGCGGTGGCGTCGCAGGCGCAGGTGTCCGCGGAGGCGCTGCTGGGCCTAGCGCTGCTGGCGTCGGGCGGCTTCCTGGCCTGGCAGGCGTCGCGCCCGGGCACGCAGGGGCGCGCCTCGCTGCAGACGGTGGCGGGCCTCATCGCGGTGGCGGGCGTGGCGCTCGCGGTGCGCGGCTTCCGCCAGCCGGTGGCGGAGGACTCGCTGCTCAAGGCGCTGTCCGAGCCCGTCAACATCAAGAGCACCCTGGGCTTCACCTTCGCGGTGGCCGGGGCGCTGGCGGTGGTGGCGGCCATCCTGCGCGCGCGGGTGATGCTGTTCGGCACCTTCTGGGCGCTGGCCGCGGGCGTGGCCCTCTGGTTCAACTGGAGCCACTGGGTGGACCTGTCCCACCACTGGACGCAGCGCGACCTGTTCTGGCGGTACTACGAGCAGCGCAAGCCGGACGAGCCCATCGTCGCGTTCATGATGAACTGGCGCGGCGAGACGTTCTACTCGCGCAACACGGTGGAGCAGTACCGCAGCACGGACTCCAACACGCGCATGCGCAACCTGGCGGCGCGGCCCGGCCGTGAGTGGGTGCTGGTGGAGCACAACCGCCTCAACCTGCTGCGCAACGCGGTGGGCGCGGACAAGGTCGTCACGCCCGTGGACCGCGACATCAACAACAAGTTCGTCCTGGTGACGGTCGATTGA
- the epmA gene encoding EF-P lysine aminoacylase EpmA encodes MPNLSQWRAARGRQALYSALRRFFASHDYLEVETPLLIPAPGMEPHINAFEAGFIPETDIGRARTLYLHTSPEYAMKRLLADGAGPLFQICKVFRNGEVSPTHNPEFTMLEFYRPRADYHGIMDDLEGALAEAGRSATEGEPGADPAFFTRTPYERLTVRDAVLRATGVDIRVHADGPSLKRAAEAAGVRTGDAESFDDIFFHLFLQRVETGLGHERPTFLIEYPASMAALSRLKPGDPAVAERVELYAKGLELANGFSELTDPQEQRARLVEEQELRRRLGRSVYPLDERFLDAVGRMPPSAGIAVGLDRILMLLLGVQRISDVLLFPAHEFV; translated from the coding sequence ATGCCCAACCTTTCTCAATGGCGGGCTGCCCGGGGGCGTCAGGCCCTCTACTCCGCCCTGCGACGTTTCTTCGCCTCCCATGACTACCTGGAGGTGGAAACACCGCTCCTCATCCCCGCGCCCGGCATGGAGCCGCACATCAACGCCTTCGAGGCCGGCTTCATCCCGGAGACCGACATCGGCCGCGCGAGGACGCTCTACCTCCACACCAGTCCCGAGTACGCGATGAAGCGCCTGCTCGCCGACGGGGCGGGGCCCCTCTTCCAGATCTGCAAGGTGTTCCGCAACGGCGAGGTGTCCCCCACCCACAACCCGGAATTCACGATGCTGGAGTTCTACCGGCCCCGGGCGGACTACCACGGCATCATGGACGACCTGGAGGGTGCGCTCGCCGAGGCGGGACGTAGCGCGACGGAAGGTGAGCCCGGCGCGGACCCGGCCTTCTTCACGCGCACGCCCTACGAGCGGCTCACGGTGCGCGACGCGGTGCTGCGCGCCACGGGCGTGGACATCCGCGTGCATGCGGACGGGCCCTCGCTCAAGCGGGCGGCCGAGGCCGCGGGCGTGCGCACCGGCGACGCGGAGAGCTTCGACGACATCTTCTTCCACCTCTTCCTGCAGCGGGTGGAGACCGGGCTGGGCCACGAGCGGCCCACCTTCCTGATTGAGTACCCTGCGTCCATGGCGGCGCTCTCCCGGCTGAAGCCTGGAGACCCGGCGGTGGCGGAGCGGGTGGAGCTGTACGCGAAGGGCCTGGAGCTGGCGAACGGGTTCTCCGAGCTGACAGACCCGCAAGAGCAGCGGGCGCGGTTGGTGGAAGAACAGGAACTCAGGCGTCGGCTGGGGCGGTCCGTGTATCCACTGGACGAGCGGTTCCTTGACGCGGTAGGTCGAATGCCACCCTCGGCGGGCATCGCCGTGGGACTCGACCGAATCCTGATGTTGCTGCTCGGGGTCCAGCGCATCTCGGATGTCCTCCTGTTCCCCGCCCACGAGTTCGTGTGA
- a CDS encoding chromosome segregation protein SMC, with protein sequence MHPRIPLLLAVAFCITACPKGPPADARKALTEQQQLTADVKDLTTQAEALLEAQHRLVWVFWTEGRHVDVAGTYAGKEALFSIENIRKIDRLRQLTTDAREVRALTALHSHFAGEYLSRALAEFNDAAANLEASLTFNVDGKDLRYRDLERLLANERTVARRHAMYTAATPAIERLNQTLRRREERAEELVRELGFSSYEAFGGELRQADLGKLSVLAEEILQATQAPYRVVMERLSQRELGMPFKDITRADIPRLFRSREVEDAFPKGESLLKAHGTLSGMNIDLAELPNVKIDSRDLPRKSSRPLALAVRVPDDVRLSFKPGSGALHQARVLHEFGHALHSAFTKETRFELARLGNPTVGEAYSALFEDLVEDPVWLEEHAGVAGEQRSKYLAASSAHKLYLIRHAAGRLLYQLELHRRVEADPKELYREIMSRTDDIPMTDEDVARYLVDQEDFFQSADSFRAWFLAGQLQAQLKARFGPAWWRSPQSGQFLKDLWAKGNALSAREVAEAIGEKTISPDVLLLRLGTTLQVPMKLHLEGVEDAILPAAPGLEDFTQPPPPPGLEEFTPQPEQKQAAPKTPVPQAGDGR encoded by the coding sequence ATGCACCCAAGGATTCCCCTGCTGCTCGCTGTTGCCTTCTGCATCACCGCCTGTCCCAAGGGTCCACCGGCGGATGCCCGGAAGGCGCTCACCGAGCAGCAGCAGCTCACCGCCGACGTGAAGGACCTCACCACGCAGGCCGAGGCGCTCCTGGAGGCTCAGCACCGGCTGGTGTGGGTCTTCTGGACGGAGGGCCGCCACGTGGACGTCGCCGGGACGTACGCGGGCAAGGAGGCCCTCTTCAGCATCGAGAACATCCGCAAAATCGACCGGCTCCGGCAGCTCACCACGGACGCGCGCGAGGTGCGCGCCCTCACCGCGCTGCACTCGCACTTCGCTGGCGAGTACCTCTCGCGCGCGCTCGCCGAGTTCAACGACGCGGCCGCCAACCTGGAGGCGTCCCTCACGTTCAACGTGGACGGGAAGGACTTGCGCTACCGCGACTTGGAGCGGCTGCTCGCCAACGAGCGGACGGTGGCGCGCCGGCACGCCATGTACACGGCGGCCACGCCCGCGATTGAGCGACTCAACCAGACGCTGCGGCGGCGCGAGGAGCGCGCGGAGGAACTGGTGCGCGAGCTGGGCTTCTCCTCGTACGAGGCCTTCGGCGGCGAGCTGCGGCAGGCGGACCTGGGGAAGCTGAGCGTGCTGGCGGAGGAAATCCTCCAGGCCACGCAGGCACCGTACCGGGTGGTGATGGAGCGGCTGAGCCAGCGCGAATTGGGCATGCCCTTCAAGGACATCACCCGCGCGGACATCCCCCGGCTGTTCCGCTCGCGCGAGGTGGAGGACGCCTTCCCCAAGGGCGAGTCGCTGCTCAAGGCGCACGGCACGCTGTCGGGGATGAACATCGACCTGGCCGAGCTGCCCAACGTGAAGATTGATTCACGGGATTTGCCGCGCAAGAGCTCGCGGCCGCTGGCGCTGGCGGTGCGGGTGCCGGACGACGTGCGGCTGTCGTTCAAGCCGGGCTCGGGCGCGCTGCACCAGGCCCGCGTGCTGCACGAGTTCGGGCACGCGCTGCACTCGGCCTTCACGAAGGAGACGCGCTTCGAGCTGGCGCGGCTGGGCAACCCCACGGTGGGCGAGGCGTACTCGGCGCTCTTCGAAGATTTGGTGGAGGACCCGGTGTGGCTGGAGGAGCACGCGGGCGTCGCGGGCGAGCAGCGCTCGAAGTACCTGGCGGCGTCCAGCGCGCACAAGCTGTACCTCATCCGTCACGCGGCGGGGCGGCTGCTGTACCAACTGGAGCTGCACCGGCGCGTGGAGGCGGACCCGAAGGAGCTGTACCGCGAAATCATGTCGCGCACGGACGACATCCCGATGACGGATGAGGACGTGGCGCGCTACCTCGTGGACCAGGAGGACTTCTTCCAGTCCGCGGACAGCTTCCGCGCGTGGTTCCTCGCGGGGCAGCTCCAGGCGCAGCTCAAGGCGCGCTTCGGCCCGGCGTGGTGGCGCTCGCCGCAGTCCGGCCAGTTCCTCAAGGACTTGTGGGCGAAGGGCAACGCGCTGTCCGCGCGCGAGGTCGCCGAGGCGATTGGCGAGAAGACCATCTCCCCGGACGTGCTGCTGCTCCGGCTGGGCACCACGCTCCAGGTGCCGATGAAGCTCCACCTGGAGGGCGTGGAGGACGCCATCCTCCCCGCCGCGCCCGGGCTGGAGGACTTCACCCAGCCGCCCCCGCCGCCGGGGCTGGAGGAGTTCACCCCGCAGCCCGAGCAGAAACAGGCCGCGCCGAAGACGCCGGTGCCGCAGGCGGGCGACGGTCGCTGA
- a CDS encoding inorganic pyrophosphatase, with the protein MKKPVQTTSQAHPWHGITPGEEAPSIVTAYIEIVPTDAVKYELDKESGILKLDRPQRFSSQCPTLYGFIPQTYCDELVAKRCAERTGRKDIQGDRDPIDICVLTEKVISNGNLLVRAVPIGGFRMVDGNEADDKIIAVLESDLVYGELQHIAQLPRALLDRLKHYFLTYKQIPGEGKRSVEIAEVYDQPEALEVIKRSMKDYERLYGAKANTSESRARPARKARTRARAS; encoded by the coding sequence ATGAAGAAGCCCGTACAGACCACATCCCAGGCCCACCCGTGGCATGGCATCACGCCCGGGGAAGAAGCCCCTTCCATCGTCACCGCGTACATCGAAATCGTCCCCACGGACGCCGTGAAGTACGAGCTGGACAAGGAGTCCGGCATCCTGAAGCTGGACCGCCCGCAGCGCTTCAGCAGCCAGTGCCCCACGCTCTACGGCTTCATTCCGCAGACGTACTGCGATGAGCTGGTGGCGAAGCGCTGTGCCGAGCGCACGGGGCGCAAGGACATCCAGGGCGACCGGGACCCGATTGATATCTGCGTGCTGACGGAGAAGGTCATCTCCAACGGCAACCTGCTCGTGCGCGCGGTGCCGATTGGCGGCTTCCGGATGGTCGACGGCAACGAGGCCGACGACAAGATCATCGCGGTGCTGGAGTCGGACCTGGTGTACGGCGAGCTGCAGCACATCGCGCAGCTGCCGCGCGCGCTGCTGGACCGGCTCAAGCACTACTTCCTCACGTACAAGCAGATTCCCGGCGAGGGGAAGCGCAGCGTGGAAATCGCCGAGGTCTATGACCAGCCCGAGGCGCTCGAGGTCATCAAGCGCAGCATGAAGGACTACGAGCGGCTGTACGGCGCGAAGGCCAACACGTCGGAGAGCCGCGCACGGCCGGCGCGCAAGGCGCGGACGCGGGCTCGCGCGAGCTGA
- a CDS encoding SPFH domain-containing protein — MGIFDSIKGEAKRNFIARADSAKGEIIYKYPENNIRMLTQLTVDADEVALFVKDGKVEGKLGPGRHTLDTNNIPFLARLMESFTGGNLFISEVFFVSVREVAGVKFGGPIGDVRDPETGLGIGTMVYGDFSIRVTDPEKLVVGLVGMGRTSNDELLGWFKNQVLKVTRDRIAELLVKKRWPLLDVTSGAYTEEIETEVIGGLKPHVDGYGLTVVRMGNFHVSIKPEDEATLKKLSKDVAYSRLAGGFQQYAQGQAMLGAAEGMAKGGGEGGGGAGNALGGMGMGMGFGMAQQFMNQQHQQQPQQQQPAPQAAPADTRSPAQRLKEIKELKDAGVLSDEEYNAKRAELMKLL, encoded by the coding sequence ATGGGTATCTTCGACAGCATCAAGGGCGAGGCGAAGCGCAACTTCATCGCGCGGGCGGACTCGGCGAAGGGCGAGATCATCTACAAGTATCCGGAGAACAACATCCGGATGCTGACCCAGCTGACCGTCGACGCCGACGAGGTCGCCCTCTTCGTGAAGGACGGCAAGGTCGAGGGCAAGCTGGGGCCCGGGCGGCACACGCTCGACACCAACAACATCCCCTTCCTCGCCCGGCTCATGGAGAGCTTCACCGGCGGCAATCTCTTCATCTCCGAGGTCTTCTTCGTCTCGGTGCGTGAGGTGGCCGGTGTGAAGTTCGGCGGTCCCATCGGTGACGTGAGGGATCCGGAGACGGGCCTCGGCATCGGCACCATGGTGTACGGCGACTTCTCCATCCGCGTGACGGACCCGGAGAAGCTGGTGGTGGGCCTCGTGGGCATGGGCCGCACCAGCAACGACGAGCTGCTGGGCTGGTTCAAGAACCAGGTGCTCAAGGTGACGCGCGACCGCATCGCCGAGCTCCTGGTGAAGAAGCGCTGGCCCCTGCTCGACGTGACGAGCGGCGCGTACACGGAGGAAATCGAGACCGAGGTCATCGGCGGGCTGAAGCCGCACGTGGACGGCTACGGCCTCACCGTGGTTCGGATGGGCAACTTCCACGTCAGCATCAAGCCGGAGGACGAGGCGACGCTGAAGAAGCTGTCCAAGGACGTGGCGTACTCGCGCCTGGCGGGCGGCTTCCAGCAGTACGCGCAGGGCCAGGCGATGCTGGGCGCGGCCGAGGGCATGGCCAAGGGCGGCGGTGAAGGCGGCGGCGGTGCCGGCAACGCGCTGGGTGGCATGGGCATGGGCATGGGCTTCGGCATGGCCCAGCAGTTCATGAACCAGCAGCACCAGCAGCAGCCGCAACAGCAGCAGCCGGCGCCCCAGGCGGCTCCCGCCGACACGCGCAGCCCCGCGCAGCGCCTGAAGGAAATCAAGGAGCTGAAGGACGCGGGCGTGCTCTCCGACGAGGAGTACAACGCCAAGCGCGCGGAGCTGATGAAGCTCCTGTAG
- a CDS encoding VanW family protein, with the protein MRSWAERLRPWVPAPVRVRLALTRRALRDVRTGARWSLVGPGSAAEVEGWPERLSMTQSLGRSAYLEGKRHNLSRALCPLQDVRLPPGRLFSFWRLVGSPSRGRGFVDGRNLVGGELIASEGGGLCQLSGLIHLLALRSGLEVVERHPHSVDLYTDETRFAPLGSDATVVYGYKDLRLRNVLPFPVALRFHLEADWLTGSLRAPAAMETFDVAFITRDEPEARYVTTWRQRPGASAPDLLGTSRYARPHR; encoded by the coding sequence TTGAGAAGCTGGGCTGAGCGGCTCCGGCCCTGGGTGCCCGCGCCCGTGCGCGTCCGGCTGGCGCTCACCCGGCGCGCGCTCCGGGACGTGCGCACGGGGGCGCGATGGAGCCTGGTGGGCCCCGGGAGCGCGGCGGAGGTGGAGGGCTGGCCCGAGCGGCTCTCCATGACCCAGTCCCTGGGCCGCTCCGCGTACCTGGAGGGCAAGCGCCACAACCTGTCGCGAGCCCTCTGCCCCCTGCAGGACGTGCGGCTTCCCCCTGGCCGGCTCTTCTCGTTCTGGCGGCTGGTGGGCAGCCCGTCACGAGGCCGGGGCTTCGTCGACGGGCGCAACCTCGTAGGCGGCGAGCTCATCGCGAGTGAGGGCGGCGGCCTCTGTCAGCTCTCCGGCCTCATCCACCTGCTCGCGCTGAGGTCCGGGCTCGAAGTCGTGGAGCGGCACCCGCACTCGGTGGACCTCTACACGGACGAGACGCGATTCGCGCCGCTCGGCTCGGACGCCACGGTGGTCTACGGGTACAAGGACCTGCGCTTGCGCAACGTCCTCCCCTTCCCCGTGGCCCTGCGCTTCCACCTGGAGGCGGACTGGCTCACCGGCTCGCTCCGCGCGCCCGCCGCCATGGAGACGTTCGATGTGGCGTTCATCACCCGGGACGAACCGGAAGCGCGCTACGTCACGACCTGGCGTCAGCGGCCGGGGGCGTCCGCGCCGGACCTGCTGGGTACGTCCCGCTATGCCCGGCCCCACCGCTGA
- a CDS encoding lysophospholipid acyltransferase family protein yields the protein MIRKLLQTAFAGSAAVGLTGVFSTVVSALSLREDVERADQALVLWGRSVLASAGVRHEAVGLENIPAQGHVVFVSNHQSHFDAPLNFAHIRKHTRYVAKAELFKIPVFGAALRRAGNIPVERTGGGGDRARLSEAAKAVRERVSVLFFAEGTRSEDGLLRPFKKGAATLAIQAGVPVVPLAVSGTRLILPKGGRAVRWGQRVALVVGKPIPTEGLTIQDRDALTRRLEDAVAQLYAEACKRSGDAP from the coding sequence GTGATTCGCAAACTCCTGCAGACGGCGTTCGCCGGCTCGGCGGCGGTGGGCCTCACGGGCGTGTTCTCCACGGTGGTGTCGGCGCTGTCGCTGCGGGAGGACGTGGAGCGCGCGGACCAGGCCCTGGTGCTGTGGGGCCGCTCGGTGCTGGCGTCGGCGGGGGTGAGACATGAGGCGGTGGGGCTGGAGAACATCCCGGCGCAAGGCCACGTCGTCTTCGTCAGCAACCACCAGTCGCACTTCGACGCGCCGCTGAACTTCGCGCACATCCGCAAGCACACGCGGTACGTGGCGAAGGCGGAGCTCTTCAAGATTCCGGTGTTCGGCGCGGCGCTGCGGCGCGCGGGCAACATCCCGGTGGAGCGCACGGGCGGCGGAGGAGACAGGGCCCGCCTGTCCGAGGCCGCGAAGGCCGTGCGCGAGCGGGTGAGCGTGCTCTTCTTCGCGGAGGGCACGCGCAGCGAGGACGGCCTGTTGCGGCCGTTCAAGAAGGGGGCCGCGACGCTCGCAATCCAGGCGGGCGTGCCGGTGGTGCCCCTGGCCGTGTCAGGCACACGGCTCATTCTTCCCAAGGGAGGCCGGGCGGTGCGGTGGGGCCAGCGCGTGGCGCTGGTGGTGGGCAAGCCCATCCCCACCGAGGGCCTGACGATTCAAGACCGCGACGCGCTCACGCGCCGGCTGGAGGACGCGGTCGCTCAACTCTATGCCGAGGCGTGCAAGCGCTCGGGAGACGCTCCATGA
- a CDS encoding ABC transporter ATP-binding protein, with amino-acid sequence MSGIHVEGLGKRFGDRTAVEGLSFHVRPGEVFGLLGPNGAGKTTTVRMLTGLLSPSEGEATVWGHRVDRDGESLRKVVGLLTEQPGLYDRLTARENLRFFMKLHELDEAKAWPRAQDYLRRFGLGGRDAEPVGGFSKGMRQKLAIVRTLVHDPQVIFLDEPTSGLDPESARTVRDAVAELASEGRTIVLCSHNLSEVERLCERVGVVKRRLLAIGPVRELRRSGQALDVRVDGEAERFLNVLTSLPFAPNVLAEGARLRVMLADEAHAPDVLACLVGAGARVHSAVPAQRPLEEVYLDLLQEGRG; translated from the coding sequence TTGAGCGGTATCCACGTCGAGGGCCTGGGGAAGCGCTTCGGGGACCGCACGGCGGTGGAGGGACTCTCCTTCCACGTGCGGCCCGGTGAGGTGTTCGGCCTGCTCGGGCCCAACGGCGCGGGGAAGACCACCACGGTGCGCATGCTCACCGGCCTGCTCAGCCCCAGCGAGGGCGAGGCCACCGTGTGGGGCCACCGCGTGGACCGCGACGGCGAGTCGCTGCGCAAGGTGGTGGGGCTGCTCACCGAGCAGCCCGGCCTCTACGACAGGCTCACCGCGCGGGAGAACCTGCGCTTCTTCATGAAGCTGCACGAATTGGACGAGGCGAAGGCGTGGCCTCGCGCGCAGGACTACCTGCGCCGCTTCGGGCTGGGCGGGCGTGACGCGGAGCCGGTGGGCGGCTTCTCCAAGGGCATGCGGCAGAAGCTGGCCATCGTCCGCACGCTGGTGCACGACCCCCAGGTCATCTTCCTCGACGAGCCCACCAGCGGCCTGGACCCGGAGTCCGCGCGCACGGTGCGCGACGCGGTGGCGGAGCTGGCGTCGGAGGGGCGCACCATCGTCCTGTGCTCGCACAACCTGTCGGAGGTGGAGCGCCTGTGCGAGCGCGTGGGCGTGGTGAAGCGCCGGCTGCTGGCCATCGGTCCGGTGCGCGAATTGCGGCGCTCGGGGCAGGCGCTGGACGTGCGCGTGGATGGCGAGGCGGAGCGCTTCCTCAACGTGCTGACGTCGCTGCCCTTCGCGCCCAACGTGCTGGCGGAAGGGGCGCGGCTGCGCGTCATGCTGGCGGACGAGGCGCACGCGCCCGACGTGCTGGCGTGCCTGGTGGGCGCGGGCGCGCGGGTGCACAGCGCGGTGCCCGCCCAGCGGCCGCTCGAAGAGGTGTACCTGGACCTGCTGCAAGAGGGGAGGGGGTAG